The DNA window CAGCGTGTAAGACGCTGAGACTCTGCCGCGGGGACAAGAACAATCACGGGGCGGCATGCGTCGAGTGACCCCTGCACGTTTTCTTCCTTGCTCTGTCGTTACCGTAATCTCTGCGGAACTGGAAAGTCTCATTTTCGTCCTCAACTTGACTCTCTGACGGAATCCTGCTCTGTAGCAACACTTGCCACCAGAGCCTCCTCTCTGTTTTCATCGACTCGTGGTCAGCCCGGTGTGTGTATCATCACAATCGATCTGACCGTGCGGTgcctgctgtctcttcgAAGACCTTGACGTAGAGAGACTAGGGCGACCCGCCCGCCGGAGTACTACCTCCGTTCTGTAATTTCTCGTTGCAGCAGCGATGCCTCTgaagcagcgcctcttctgACCACCCACACTCACCTGCGCTAAGCCAGGTCAGCAGGTCAGCTCGACCTACTTCAtcggctgcctcgcccctcctcctcagTTTGCAGCCCTGCGACGATGAGGACCGGTGGCAGCGGGCGTGCCTTCTCCCATCGCCCTCGAGACTTGCAGACGCGGTGCTGAGAGTTTTCTCGACAGCTCTAGCGAACCTTTGTGGCGCTGCATCGTGTGTATGCACAGCTCACGCGTTTCCCGCCACACAGCGGATCCACGCGAAAGTTGACTGCCTTTTCTGCAGCTTCCTCCGTCACCGACCAGGCCCAGTTGGAGATGGTTAGCCGAGCGGGAAAGCACTCGGGTGAGACAGAACGCACCCCAAGCCGAAGGGCCTTCTCCAACCACAGCCCGTCTCCactgcgtccgcgtctcttcggcgtcgcccaGGGTCGCTGCCCGAGGCGCCCCGAgcttgccgcggcgcacgcggggCCTTGCGTCTCGCTTTCCACTTTGCGCGGTTGCTGTCTTCCACTCCGCTCCTCTTGTTCTCTCCGTCTCGTGGCTTCGCAACGTCGGCGGCCCGGGGCcctttcctcctcgtgcCGGTTGCCCGCGCTTCGGCGTCCCCTTTTTTGTGGcgtcggcgcgtcctcgcgactatcctgcctgcggcgccccCGCGTGTCGCGTGCCGCTGGGTTTCTGTGACGAGAAGCGACGCTTGCGAGACGTCGCGCGCTCCGTGGGACGCCTGACTGCGGGCTGCGGGTGTGTTTGAAGGAAACATATATCCGCTGAGCACTGTACTTCTCTCTTGCCGGGGTTCGCTTGCGATGAGATCGACCCCAGGGGGAgggcgcgctctgcgcgacgccgagggtggcggcgcggagaatCGCTACGCAGGGAGACGCCTTGGCGACGACCGACTGAGGCGGAAAAGCAACGCCTGGGACAGGATGTCAGACCCGCCGTTCGACGCCGAGTCGGGCGCCCCAGCCGCTTTGGCTCCCACCGACGAACCCGAGCCTGCCACCATGCTTCTCGGCGAGTCTCAAGAATTTCTTGACATGCTGCACtccgagggaggcggcaaCCGGAAGTGCGTCGACCCTAAGCTCGTGGGCTGCGTCGGGCTCTTCCTGCTGGCCTACTGCGTCCAGCCGCTTCTGGTAAGCTCTTGGCAGCACTCAAATCCCTTGACACACATCCTCCGCCCCCACACACGTGGACTGACACACAGGGAGTACACAAACCCTAGAACGAACTCTGTTTTGGCACTCCGGCCGTGTCGCGTCAGGATTTTCCAGTCCTCCATCTCCCCGCGAACCTCGCGTGGTGGCGGATGCGTTGGAGTGGCAACAGAAATTTCCGCCGTCCGTCTCGCTCGGCGATGCCGCTGGCATCACTGGCTGCGGTGACTCGACTCGCGAGGCTGACGAGAGGCTTGTGGTTCCTTAGTACGGGCGCATCATGTGGTGACAGCCAATTTAGAGGCAGCTTGCCGAGCGTActtttctctgctatgactgGAGAATTACCGACGAGTTTGCCGCTTTTCGCGCAGCACATCTGCCGCACGATTCCGTGTCTGAGAGCGACTACCGTCCATGCGCTGATCGGCCGGGAGAGGCGACAGATGCAAGCCCAGGGGAAAGATTCGAGGCTTCCGCACGAAGCGACGCCGCTGGCAAATCTGGAGGGAGGGCTGTGCGCGGCACCGGGAGAAGACTCGCGTCGCAGGGTGTAGTGAATGATTGTCTACGCAGTTTTCTTCCCATCTagcaagaggcagacgcacgcaCAAACGCGAGATGCGGAAGTGCATGCCGCGCACTTCGCAACAccacgcggcagcagagactgccgcagctcctccgcgaccTCCTCATCGGctttcgccgctctccgtgCGCCTGTTTTCTCGTTTAGGTCGACGCACTGAAGTtcgaaggcgccgctgcggtgAGAGTCCCTCCGGAGGGGATCCTGACAGGAGGACTGAGAAACGCCAGCCTGAAGCAGATGCGCGACATCTGACTCCACAGGCTTCGAGAgctggagagcgaggaggctcTCGCCTTGCAGAACGGGGGCTGTTtaggcccgcggcggcggcgcgagtcgTAGGGTCTCATCCACGGATTCCCGTTTTTTGTGCGTGtttcgcggctgcagacaaGCGCGTGCCTGTATTTGATTCCTCACTTCCTTGGTatgctctgcgtcgtcttctcccccAACGAGTCGCGGCGACTCGCGACTacgccgcgaggcctccaGGGGCGGAAGTGGCCCTTGCATGTGCGAGAGCTCCACCTCAAGTAAGCCTGGGCAGTGGCGCGAAtttgtcgcgcgcgcgtgcgtgtaCATACAGAGTTTTTCGTctcgaaggcctcgcgcagagacggcagcgacTGCCGCGACTCGACACTCCGACGCCacgtgccgcagccgctcccTAAGCGAGAAGCCAACACTTTTGCCTGAGCATAGCCCCGACTTCCACCTAGTCTTCACTGGCGCCCTCGAACGCCCCATAGGATACTGAACCCTAGTTACACGTGGCACCCGCACACGCCAGCCGTTCGGATACGCGTTCGCCTGCAGACTCTGGAGACCGGCGATCGAAGGTGGGCGGGGGGGGTGGTCGGTTGGCTGCAAGAGGCGGACGTGCCGTCTCGCATTAGTCGGATTTGAAACGATGTGCTGAGTGCCGTGCGGGCCTTCAGTCGGCGCGCGTGGAAAAAGGCCTTTTTCGTGGCAGGCATCGACCTCCTTCAccaggcagcagagaaaggTGAGGGAGAATTCTCGAGCTTTCCGGCTTCGCGCATGGGAGAGACCCTGGGGAGacgcgggcgtctccgcacTTCAAAACCGGCGGCATCTTGCGTTTGACCCTTTAGGGAGTTGCTCGCCTGAGGCTGCCAGCGGCGTTCTTCGGCGTTCGCAGACTTCTCGTGGCCCTGTCTCACGCGGATCGCACAGCACATTTACATGCGCTGCCTTCGTGTGTCTCTTGTTCCCGTAGCTGGCCTCGTTCTCTGCGGCTCGGGCGTCTATGTGCTCATCAGCAGTTCGTCCATCGTATGGACGGCTTTGATTTCGGCGTGCATTCTCCGAAGGTAGGGCCGAGGCTCCGCGCCCCGCCTGGGCGTTGTAGGCAGGTCTTAGCAGTTGAGGCAGTCACTCGAATCTCTCTCTGCCCTGCTTCTCGAGAAAGGCGCTGAGAGAAACGCTTCAGGCGCAGCGGTCACCTGGGGCCCCAAGCGGCGCAGCCaggacgcagccgcggacaGACGCCTCGCTCTTCCATAGAGACTCTCCAGTGCCTACGGGCTGAGTTCGCTTGCAGTTGCAAACCTCGTGAAGCGCAGGCCTGATGAGCAGTGACCCGCGTGGAAAAAGAGACACCGACAACTGAAGAGGagactccgcgcgcgcgggcggctgccggcggagacacagagagaaggTTGGTCGAGGCGCTCCCTCGCTCggcctgcgtgtgcgtcttcaCATGTGGGGGCGGGCACCCGCATCACTGAGCTGCTGCCTCTTGCGCTTCCCGCGTCTTGCAGGCGGTTTTCGCCGTTCCAGTGGTTCAGCCTTCTGCTCATCTGCGGCGGCATCAGCATGAAGGTGCGTGCAGCAAAAAGCGTTTTTTCCTCGAGATTGTGCTggtgcgaggcgctcgcagaACGAAAAAGAACTTCATACCTCCAGCCTCGCTGGCGGTGAACCTGAGACGTCCTTAtgcttcgcgccgcgcggcggctgcgatcCTCGAAGGCCACTGCGCGGAGAAACCGCCGCCcagacgcgccgcgtcctTTCGAGTCAAGAAAAGCCGCCTAGTCGCGACCTGAACTGCGTGGCTAACGGAGAGTGTCTCCCCACTGTATGCCGTGGCTGTTGCCGTGGAGCCACACAAGTTTTATCGTTTCGACTCGAGCTAGCTGATGCTGTTCGCTGCGGTGCTGACTGTGCGCAGGCCTCGGACCTGACTTTCGAGATGCACAACGAGGAGAGCGTGGGAGTTGTCGTCACACTCCTCTCGGCGATTCTGGTAGGAAAACGCGACGCGTGGAACCTCGCGGCGTTGCTGGGGCTGCGGGATGCTTAGCCAACGGAGTGCAGGCCGACCATCGGCGCCGATCGGGCGGGAGTCTTCCTCGACCCGCGTGAGAAAGTGATGCCAGACAACTGTTTGAATATATTTCTCGGTGACTAGCGCCCTCGCGGACGTGATACGTCTTTCTGTCTTGTACGAGTTGTCCCCGTTAGCGTTGACGCGAGAGCCGTAGCGCCTCAGGCAACTGCACAGATGCTTGCGTGCTCAGTACCTTATTTTCGATGTGTTTGAGTACAGAATTTATTGTAGTATGCGTGCATGTCGATAAGCAATGTctgaagaggcgctgcgtcACGTCGCACAGGACAGTTTGTTTCTGAAAGCAGGCCCAAGCCCCGTAAACGTGTGGACTGAGGCCACGTGAAGTCCTGAGTGTAATGCTGCGACTgctgcggaagcggcgaTCGATTTGTTTCGAGATCCACGCCAGCTGCGGCGTTGATGACGTCTGGAAAGTTCCACCAATCCTGGTCGCGTCTGTGGTGTGATGACTGCAGCAAGGATTGACGTTTGTCGTGAACGAGAAGTTTATGACGAGCTCGAACAACCCCGTCAGCGGGCCTTCGCTCGTCTTCATGATGGGGTGAGGCAAGTTTCACAGCCGGTCGCGACCAAACcgctggcgtctcctctggTCTGCGTGTAGCGCCCACGCAGTTGCACCATCAGCCACGTGCCACGTGCCTCCACTCTCGACGTGGCAAACCCCTTGTCCTACCCAGGATGAAAAGCTTCCTTAGATCTGGGGACACCGTCAGGTAGCGCGGGTCTGACACGGCGCCTTCACGAAGCAAGGAGGCAGGTCTGCCTCTGAAGCATTTGAATTTGCACCTTCCGTTTCCCCTGTGCGGGGtgttggggggggggggacgccGCAACAACGGCGGAGCCAGTCGGCATCGCGGACACGCGTTCAGGCCGCTGGAGTTGGTTTTTTTGCAGTCTACCCCTCTGAGTGGCTTCCTTCGTGCTTTTTTTTGCAGCGTCATTTGCTCGTCCCTGCTCATGGCTTGGACGTGCCTGTGGACACTTCCGAACTTCCAGGTGCTCATCGTCGACCGCGTgcgagagagggggggcAGTCCCGTGCGGATCGCCGCCATTATGTTTGGACTCTTCTGCAGTGGCGCTGTCCACTCATCAACTCTCTGGTACATTGTGAAACGCCTCGGTAAGCCCTCGGTGTCACGTCTTTCCGCTCTTTAAACGGGCTCGATccgcgcggagaaaacgagcaCGAGAAACGCTCCCCGCTAATTGACCCGGCAGACACAAATAAACCCAGTTGCCGCCACAACTCGTTTCCTCCTGAGCCTCGACTCCCGCTGCTGGTGCGGAGCGCCCCAGTGGACATGCGCTTGAACGACTTTTTGTCAGGTCTCCAAGCGACTCGCAAGGCGCAAACGCCGCGCACGACCCGCTCAGAATGCGCTCGAGCCGGTGCCCTGTCTTTTGTTCCCTGGCAGGCGCCGTGACCTCTGGGGTCCTGAAAGGCGTGAAGACCGCTTCTGTCTTCTTGCTCGGGCACGTCTTCTTTTGCCATCTGCAGGTAAGCGTACTCCAAACCGGGAGATAGACATCATGCGCCATTCCAAAGGGCTCTTGCTAGTCTCTTCAGAGATCTTTGGATATACAACATGAATGGTGCCTGCCGTAGCAGCTCGCCCCCTACCATTACGCGTGTAGCCGGGAACATAATACAGATCCTGAAACTTGTTGATACCACTCAGCACATTTGCAGACGGAGAAGCTACGGTGCGTATTTCGCGAGAGTTGCGAAGCAGACTGAGGCACGCACACTAGACGCGCGGTGAGCAAGGCGAGGCCGGCCTGCCTGTGTgactgcgcatgcaggcatcCCAGTGCCTGACTCCCGTGAAAACCGCGTCGGCTGCAgtctgcgtcggcggcgtcaTTCTGTACTACGTCGCCGCATCCCGTGCGCAGCAACCGGCCACAAAACGCGCCAGTCCCAGTAGCGGAAACTGACGCGGCGAGCCACGATCCCGCGATGCAGATTTCCAggaatgcatgcacgcagcgCTGATAGTTTTAGCATTGGCACAATGAGCAGCCGATATGTCCCGGTAGCTGTAAGTGgacagcgaccgcgcggcCGTGCTGGGCTGAACGTTCCCAAAACGAGAGCCAGAAAGCGCAGGGCAATGCTTAATTCGGAGCTCCGCCGATCCGACACAAGTGCTCACTCACCAAGCAGAGATCATGAAACTGTTTGGATGGacgcggccttcgctgcaTCACGGCCATGTAGACATGCTCTGTGCGAGCTTTCGTTCGTAACTAGGTCTTGTTTAGTAGAAAGGAGTAGCGAACCGACTTGGATGTGCTTTTCAGTTCCAGTTGCACGAAATGCCTGGTGGACGTTGCATGTCCGCGCAGTAGTATCACGCTTGGGTTTGCGCAGAAATAGCTTCTGGTGGTCGAGGGGGGCAGTGCCAGCACCGTCAGCGGGCTTCCAAGAATACGCTGGGggaagcggctgctgcgtgaGGTCCTGCAACCTGCgcggccggggggggggggggggggggggggggggggggggggggggggggggggggcaggtgGCGGGGGGACGTATTTCGGGCTCGTGTGGCTCGGGAGAAGTCGTATTGTGCCTGGGGGTCGACAAATGGGGCGGGAGCTGTCCTGGCGCTCTGGAAACAGGGAAGCCATGACGTGCCAAGTAGGAAAGATTGCCCGCGTCAAGTCTTCGGAGGTTGCCTAGCTTGGAGTAGATCGCGGAGTCCGCGCTCAATGCTTTTTTCTCCAGTCTGTGTGTTTAATTTTGCTAAGCGACAATAGTGTGGAATCAGTGCACAATTACGCCTAGCGGTGAACGCCAGCCAGCCGACTGGGAGACTTCATCGGTACGCACTTCCGAAGTTAGGCccgcctgcgtgcgccggcgcttgCAGGGAATGATGCACAGATGCACTCAACACCGTTCAAGGACACCAAAGGAGCTTTCAGATGTGACATGCGGGGAGGAGGTGCAGACAGACCTGCACAATTATCGCCAGTGACTACCACGCTAACCATGAAGCACGAAAGGACTAGAAGGAAGGCGCGACCACAAGCTGAAGGTCACCTGGGAAGGGTTCTTCTTCAAATGCACACGCGAGCGCACCAGGTGTTCGTTCTGTCACCGAAACGCGGTTGTCTGCGTTTGCCGCGATGCGAGGTCTGAGGATCCGAGATGCTACGCTGGCTGTGCTTACGGCGGAGCTGTGGTTGTGGCGTGGGCGGCGAAAATACTCGCTTAGATAGGTGGCATAAGTGTGTCTTCGGCAGTCCCACACAAAACCGGAAACGACGCATTCCTTGGGCGTCAACAGTCTTAAGAAACGAGCGAGGAACCCCCGCCCGCAAGTCCCTTTTTGCTTTGCGACACCTACCGTGGTGAAATGACTCTGGGAAGGTTTTGTTGCCTCATCGGCACGCACAGAGGTGACCCTCATCCCCAGACCCTCGGGTACTTTTACTTCGCCCACTTCCCAACTGAAGTCGGCCGGGGCCTTCCTGTTTGAGAAGTTGTTCACAGCGTAAGCGATGCTCCACAAGACTGGGAGCCGCGAACGCACGGGTTCGCGGTTCATACTGCGTTGCGCAATATTTCTGGACTGACAGAGTCAAGTTTTTTAGACTCGCGCGACGGGAGAGAAGCACGAGACGCTTGTTCATTTGCAACATTCGCACGGCGGGCCCGCGCCAGGCTGCCAACTTACGGTTTCCGTAGAAGGGGGGTGGCTCCGGCATACCGCTCGTCGCATTTGCTTGTTTCAGAGGAATGTGTAAACGGCTTTCTTTTGAGCAGTTTTGCTACGAAACCGTAGATCGCTTGCATATTGCGTTCTTTCGCGGTGCCTGCGACGGAGTATCGTTCCGGTGGCCGTTCGCAACAGCAGCCATTTCGCGGCACCCGCGGCCTTTTGCCCTGTGAGACTTCGCGACCGTATTCTCGTCCTTCCACATTTGACGCTCTCTTTTTCCGTCTTTCCATCAACAACCCGAGGCGAAAAAGTTGGACAATACTTGCCGTGAGTTAGTTATTCTTTGCCGTGAATCCTTTTCCTTTTATTCTGTcttctgtgtgtctgcgggAGCCCTCGGCGTGTGTTTTCGTGCTGGTGTCTGAAGCCGGCCG is part of the Besnoitia besnoiti strain Bb-Ger1 chromosome XII, whole genome shotgun sequence genome and encodes:
- a CDS encoding transporter/permease protein (encoded by transcript BESB_024060) translates to MRSTPGGGRALRDAEGGGAENRYAGRRLGDDRLRRKSNAWDRMSDPPFDAESGAPAALAPTDEPEPATMLLGESQEFLDMLHSEGGGNRKCVDPKLVGCVGLFLLAYCVQPLLVDALKFEGAAATSACLYLIPHFLGMLCVVFSPNESRRLATTPRGLQGRKWPLHVRELHLNRRAWKKAFFVAGIDLLHQAAEKAGLVLCGSGVYVLISSSSIVWTALISACILRRRFSPFQWFSLLLICGGISMKASDLTFEMHNEESVGVVVTLLSAILQGLTFVVNEKFMTSSNNPVSGPSLVFMMGVICSSLLMAWTCLWTLPNFQVLIVDRVRERGGSPVRIAAIMFGLFCSGAVHSSTLWYIVKRLGAVTSGVLKGVKTASVFLLGHVFFCHLQASQCLTPVKTASAAVCVGGVILYYVAASRAQQPATKRASPSSGN